One Tolypothrix bouteillei VB521301 DNA window includes the following coding sequences:
- a CDS encoding phosphodiester glycosidase family protein, with product MRKIWWFLGMLASMGILMILFWRSSQNSVLSSTKVTNKIALTEKTIRYERRVLKQGEAHIIFVPSQSDFLVTPAVSQNLETLETFARKYQAIATINGGFFDPKNQKTTSNIVLQGKLVANPRENERLANNPDLQSYLNQIFNRTEFRRYACNTALGENSKANSTARYDIAFHNDPLPVGCQLVDALGGGPKLLPDLTLVQEGFVDEAKSRDALGSTQLNARSAVGITRDGTIILVTISQQPKASLSGISLPALADFMKSLGAEKAMNLDGGSSSSLYYNGKTFFGKFDSEGNFVKRPVKSVLLVRKKS from the coding sequence ATGAGAAAAATCTGGTGGTTTTTAGGAATGCTAGCCAGTATGGGCATATTAATGATACTTTTTTGGCGTTCCTCACAAAACTCCGTTTTAAGTAGTACAAAAGTAACAAATAAAATAGCTCTTACAGAAAAAACTATTAGGTATGAAAGGCGCGTTCTCAAGCAGGGCGAAGCCCATATTATATTTGTTCCTTCTCAAAGTGATTTTTTAGTCACACCTGCAGTATCGCAAAACTTAGAAACTCTCGAAACATTTGCCCGGAAGTATCAAGCGATCGCTACCATTAACGGTGGTTTTTTCGATCCAAAGAATCAAAAAACAACATCAAATATTGTTCTACAAGGCAAGCTGGTTGCCAATCCGAGAGAAAACGAACGCCTCGCAAACAATCCCGATTTACAATCGTATCTCAATCAAATTTTTAATCGTACAGAATTCAGACGTTATGCGTGCAATACTGCTTTAGGCGAGAACTCAAAGGCAAATAGTACAGCCCGTTATGATATTGCTTTTCACAACGATCCACTCCCTGTTGGTTGTCAGTTAGTTGATGCTTTGGGTGGTGGACCGAAGCTATTACCGGATTTAACTTTGGTACAAGAAGGCTTTGTAGATGAAGCCAAATCCCGCGATGCTTTGGGTAGTACTCAACTTAATGCTAGAAGTGCTGTAGGTATTACCCGAGACGGTACCATTATTTTGGTCACCATTTCTCAACAACCAAAAGCTTCTCTATCTGGAATATCATTACCCGCACTTGCAGATTTTATGAAAAGTTTGGGTGCGGAAAAAGCGATGAATTTAGATGGAGGTAGTTCTTCTTCTCTGTATTACAATGGCAAAACTTTCTTTGGAAAATTTGATTCAGAAGGAAATTTCGTAAAACGACCTGTCAAGTCAGTTTTGCTAGTGCGAAAAAAATCTTAA
- a CDS encoding MarR family winged helix-turn-helix transcriptional regulator: MGLKRTSQKNTSQECAAKVMETIPLVMRAIRADMRAQGSTTLSVPQFRTLAFLDRNPGASLSDLAEHLGVTRATASATIERLVQRAYVHRNDHPQERRRIVLKLTEAGNHHLQQAREQTRTHIANLLKHLSEEQILQIEEGLILLKEVFEETLKERETDESDLPHILG; encoded by the coding sequence ATGGGTTTAAAGCGAACTTCTCAAAAAAACACTTCTCAAGAATGTGCTGCTAAGGTAATGGAGACAATTCCATTGGTGATGAGAGCTATTCGAGCAGATATGCGTGCTCAGGGCTCTACAACTTTGTCAGTTCCTCAATTTCGGACACTAGCATTTCTCGATCGCAACCCCGGTGCTTCACTTTCCGATTTAGCCGAACATTTAGGAGTAACTCGCGCTACAGCATCAGCAACCATAGAACGGCTCGTACAGCGTGCTTACGTACATCGTAACGATCATCCTCAGGAACGACGGCGGATTGTGCTCAAGCTAACTGAAGCAGGAAACCATCACCTTCAACAAGCTCGCGAACAAACTCGCACTCATATTGCCAACCTCCTCAAACACCTTTCGGAAGAACAGATTCTGCAAATAGAAGAAGGACTGATTTTATTAAAGGAAGTTTTTGAAGAAACTTTAAAAGAACGAGAAACCGATGAATCAGATTTACCTCACATTTTGGGATAA
- a CDS encoding response regulator, protein MMSRKIQYQAGELQNELEDLRCQRVSGLVDISAFVHPDKQPRKRVLVFNNGEIIYGGIKTLTNQEFARQIGVKCSSSWADTAVRYAAQKLQNPLSFRELLEHIVRIRVFKWEEIETFVRTQVAQVLEQTHSFSGQLQVDNTLQIDLSYGTDGHTLNWYALLQEVGERQKKWDALAPIVPSMEAIPQILSGRWRAIIENNKQQHLLERVDGRRSLIDIAEELDQDPLELAQCYKVWSASNLLSIRENTFLTPSQTQTVTPDVPVPVEQERPIVLSVDDSPVVQALIKRALVEDYQVFSASNAVEALKMLNTHPIMLLLLDVTMPEIDGLEFCRTVRSIPRFKQLPIVMVTARDKFSDKLRGQIAGTTHYLTKPFEPEALLKIVDKYVKEKKLAETNSRESRFRALGFKSQTTSSKIF, encoded by the coding sequence ATGATGTCAAGAAAAATACAATATCAAGCTGGAGAATTACAGAATGAGCTTGAAGATCTGCGATGTCAGCGAGTGAGTGGCTTAGTTGATATCAGCGCCTTCGTTCATCCGGATAAACAACCTAGAAAACGTGTTTTAGTTTTTAACAACGGCGAAATTATTTACGGTGGAATAAAAACTCTCACCAATCAAGAATTTGCCAGACAAATTGGGGTAAAGTGCAGCAGTAGCTGGGCGGATACAGCTGTCAGATACGCCGCGCAAAAGTTACAAAATCCCTTATCTTTTCGAGAACTGTTAGAACATATCGTTCGGATAAGAGTATTCAAATGGGAGGAGATTGAAACCTTCGTCCGCACTCAAGTCGCGCAAGTCTTGGAACAAACCCATTCATTTTCCGGACAATTGCAGGTGGACAATACACTACAGATCGATCTGAGTTACGGAACTGATGGTCATACCTTGAACTGGTACGCGCTGCTTCAAGAAGTGGGAGAACGCCAAAAAAAATGGGATGCTCTGGCTCCAATCGTCCCCAGTATGGAGGCTATTCCTCAAATTTTGTCCGGTCGTTGGCGAGCCATCATAGAAAATAACAAACAGCAACACTTACTTGAGAGGGTGGATGGTAGGCGATCGCTCATAGATATTGCTGAAGAATTAGATCAAGATCCACTAGAACTAGCTCAATGCTACAAAGTGTGGTCAGCCTCGAATTTGCTTTCTATAAGGGAAAACACGTTCCTAACACCATCCCAAACTCAAACTGTGACTCCAGACGTTCCTGTTCCTGTAGAGCAAGAACGTCCAATTGTTTTGAGTGTTGACGACAGCCCAGTCGTACAGGCTCTTATTAAGAGAGCGTTGGTTGAAGACTACCAAGTTTTCTCTGCAAGCAATGCTGTAGAAGCTTTAAAAATGCTGAATACTCATCCAATTATGCTCTTGCTGTTGGATGTAACTATGCCAGAAATTGACGGATTAGAGTTTTGTCGCACAGTCCGCAGTATTCCTAGATTTAAGCAATTACCTATTGTTATGGTAACAGCACGAGATAAATTTTCCGATAAACTTCGAGGTCAAATTGCAGGTACTACCCATTATTTAACGAAGCCATTTGAACCAGAAGCCTTACTAAAAATTGTAGATAAATATGTTAAAGAAAAAAAGCTTGCTGAAACAAACTCTCGTGAATCACGTTTTCGTGCTTTAGGCTTTAAAAGCCAAACTACATCCAGCAAAATTTTTTAA
- a CDS encoding methyl-accepting chemotaxis protein: protein MFTKIKLRERIILGYSFPLLLLMLLNGLAFLNYRNLDVSFQKVEEAKNADKETAQLTLGISRFERSVRGLLIFNDLPEALNKDYKESVTEYKKAIQSLEKISVTPRQKERLTQIRRLGDEIEQFSQEIVNLIESSKKDEAIKIFQQGKSRTLLQEVEELQTEFEREQERITAVLLQDVKQSATIVQIVAGLGTFITVIISLAIAYILASTIVKAIQDASDSVSSSVKDITSTVSKQEQIVFEQSASVGQTTYTMQELGVSALQSAEQAELSAQRAKQALTLAEGGTKTVGLTVEGIAELRDQVTAIANQIVRLSEQTSQISTVSDLVADLANQTNMLALNAGVEAARAGDQGKGFAVVAGEIRKLADQSKKSAERINALVNEVQAAINSTIMVTDEGTKKATQGIKLVAETGDVFTNIADAVNNVFLNTQQITQTAKQQAITVQQVVAAINAVNTGAEETAIGITQVKVATEELNEAAQNLQAVL from the coding sequence ATGTTTACCAAAATTAAACTGAGAGAAAGAATTATATTGGGATACTCATTTCCACTTTTACTATTGATGTTACTTAACGGGTTAGCTTTCTTAAATTATAGAAATTTAGATGTCTCTTTTCAAAAAGTAGAAGAAGCTAAAAATGCTGATAAAGAAACTGCTCAATTAACATTAGGTATTTCAAGATTTGAAAGATCTGTGCGCGGTTTATTGATATTTAATGACCTTCCTGAAGCCTTGAACAAAGACTATAAAGAATCAGTAACTGAATATAAAAAAGCTATTCAGTCACTTGAAAAAATTTCTGTGACTCCACGACAAAAAGAAAGATTGACACAGATTCGCCGACTGGGAGATGAGATCGAGCAATTTTCTCAAGAAATTGTAAACTTGATAGAATCTAGCAAGAAAGATGAAGCCATCAAAATATTTCAACAAGGAAAAAGTAGAACTTTATTACAGGAAGTTGAGGAGTTACAAACGGAATTTGAACGGGAGCAGGAAAGAATTACAGCCGTGTTGCTTCAAGATGTTAAACAATCAGCAACTATTGTACAAATTGTTGCCGGTTTGGGAACATTCATCACAGTTATTATTTCCTTAGCGATCGCTTATATCCTCGCATCTACTATTGTTAAGGCAATCCAAGATGCTTCAGATTCAGTTTCATCTTCTGTAAAAGATATTACTTCTACTGTTAGCAAGCAGGAGCAGATCGTTTTTGAGCAATCTGCTTCTGTCGGTCAAACAACTTACACAATGCAGGAATTAGGAGTGTCTGCACTTCAATCAGCAGAACAAGCAGAATTATCAGCCCAAAGAGCAAAGCAAGCCTTAACTCTTGCTGAGGGTGGGACAAAAACAGTTGGTCTCACAGTGGAAGGGATTGCAGAACTGCGAGACCAGGTGACTGCGATCGCCAACCAAATTGTCCGCTTGAGCGAACAAACATCTCAAATTTCCACAGTGTCCGATCTCGTAGCGGATTTGGCAAATCAAACAAATATGCTAGCTCTCAACGCAGGAGTTGAAGCAGCACGCGCAGGTGACCAAGGAAAAGGCTTCGCCGTTGTGGCGGGTGAAATTCGCAAACTCGCCGACCAAAGTAAAAAGTCAGCAGAACGAATCAATGCTCTAGTTAATGAAGTCCAAGCAGCGATTAACTCCACAATTATGGTGACCGATGAAGGCACAAAAAAAGCGACACAAGGAATTAAGCTAGTAGCAGAAACGGGAGATGTATTTACAAATATTGCTGATGCTGTTAACAACGTGTTCCTCAACACCCAACAAATTACCCAAACTGCCAAACAGCAAGCAATTACAGTACAACAAGTTGTCGCTGCAATCAATGCAGTCAACACCGGAGCAGAAGAAACAGCCATAGGTATTACTCAAGTAAAAGTGGCTACCGAAGAACTGAACGAAGCTGCTCAAAATCTTCAGGCTGTACTTTGA
- a CDS encoding hybrid sensor histidine kinase/response regulator, whose protein sequence is MMIEDEELRSLYKEASAEHIQKIEAALLHLEKNPQDNAKLEGLLREMHSLKGDSRMLGVKDAETLTHEMEEILGTVKRGEQVLTPQLFDCLYQGIDAVRKIAHEAITGQPAGVSVFHVLAQLMKVEPDDTYSEIQETTTDSHDTKPTHTRVEQPSVSTDAIHPNEPTELIDDQIDTIRVESERLDKLLTYVGELVVTKGQIANQLADLEEITTLWEDLNRQIFASRQLLQDSLEHLPDTKQQSLLRFSDLLENRLKQLGIYLNNLKNKTTDSSTKLEAVSDELNSAITSVRLIPLSAILNFFPRTVRDLAKQQNKEVNLLIEGGETCVDKRILEEMKDPLLHLLRNAVDHGIETPLERQQVGKLPTATIQIRATQTGNTVTIEVSDDGRGLDVEAIKQAAVNRGICTEEELLRMSLAEIQSLIFVPGFSTRTSVTEISGRGVGLDIVRANVERLKGKILVEFTPGLGCLFRITINSVLATTRVLIVEINHNPYAIPIEFVETMLLVSPQEIFAVEGSQTFSFQGQPVSIIWLADLLGLPVKIPSTTQALTAALKSIPCVILQLGSERLALLVDNVAELQEIVLKPQSSLLKRVCNIAGATILPTGDVCMVLSPTDLFKSAKKTVVSITVRELAEIAQIKKRILLVEDSVPIRTQMRRILEAAGYEVIVAVDGQDGFEKLSESQFDAVVSDVQMPNLDGFEFTMKIRDLAEYQELPVILVTTLATEQDKLQGEKVGANAYITKGQFEQGEFLDILRRLI, encoded by the coding sequence ATGATGATAGAAGATGAAGAGTTGCGATCGCTATACAAAGAAGCGAGCGCAGAACACATACAAAAGATTGAAGCAGCATTGCTACATCTAGAGAAAAATCCCCAAGACAACGCCAAGCTTGAGGGATTATTGCGAGAAATGCACTCTCTCAAAGGCGATTCCCGGATGTTAGGGGTCAAAGATGCAGAGACACTAACCCATGAAATGGAAGAAATTTTGGGAACCGTCAAGCGAGGCGAACAAGTTCTAACACCTCAGCTGTTTGATTGTCTTTATCAAGGGATAGATGCTGTCCGTAAAATTGCCCATGAAGCCATTACCGGTCAACCAGCGGGAGTCAGCGTCTTCCATGTCCTCGCCCAACTTATGAAAGTTGAGCCTGATGATACCTATTCGGAAATTCAAGAAACAACAACCGATTCCCACGATACCAAACCAACCCACACCAGAGTGGAACAGCCCTCTGTCTCCACAGACGCAATTCACCCCAATGAACCAACAGAACTGATTGATGACCAGATTGATACAATCCGTGTTGAATCTGAAAGACTCGATAAACTATTAACTTACGTAGGTGAATTAGTTGTCACCAAAGGTCAAATTGCCAACCAACTCGCCGATTTAGAAGAAATCACAACCTTATGGGAAGATTTAAATCGGCAAATTTTTGCCAGTCGTCAATTATTGCAAGATTCACTAGAGCATCTACCAGATACAAAACAGCAATCACTGCTCAGGTTTTCCGATTTATTGGAAAACCGCCTCAAGCAATTAGGAATTTATTTAAACAACCTTAAAAATAAAACCACAGATTCCAGCACTAAGCTCGAAGCTGTATCCGATGAACTGAATTCAGCCATCACCTCTGTCCGACTGATACCACTCTCAGCAATATTGAATTTCTTCCCTCGTACTGTCAGGGACTTAGCCAAGCAGCAAAACAAAGAAGTCAATCTCCTAATTGAGGGAGGAGAAACTTGTGTAGACAAGCGGATTTTAGAAGAGATGAAAGATCCACTGTTGCACCTCCTTCGCAATGCAGTCGATCACGGTATTGAAACCCCTTTAGAACGCCAACAAGTCGGCAAACTTCCCACAGCCACAATTCAGATTCGAGCTACCCAGACAGGTAACACTGTAACCATAGAAGTTTCTGACGATGGGCGCGGATTGGATGTTGAAGCCATTAAACAGGCTGCAGTCAACCGAGGTATCTGCACTGAAGAAGAACTTTTAAGAATGTCCCTGGCTGAAATTCAGTCATTGATTTTTGTTCCTGGGTTCTCCACCCGCACCTCAGTCACAGAAATTTCTGGTAGAGGAGTTGGTTTAGATATTGTACGTGCAAATGTTGAGCGTTTAAAGGGAAAGATACTTGTAGAATTTACACCCGGTTTGGGTTGTTTATTTCGTATTACGATTAATAGCGTACTTGCAACAACTCGCGTCTTAATTGTAGAGATCAACCACAATCCCTATGCGATTCCCATTGAATTTGTTGAAACCATGCTGTTGGTTTCTCCGCAAGAAATTTTTGCTGTTGAAGGTAGCCAAACTTTTTCTTTCCAAGGACAACCCGTATCTATTATTTGGCTTGCCGATTTACTCGGTTTGCCAGTGAAGATTCCCTCAACAACACAAGCGTTAACTGCTGCTTTAAAAAGTATTCCATGCGTTATCTTACAACTTGGTTCTGAGCGGTTGGCTTTGCTAGTAGATAACGTTGCGGAATTACAAGAAATTGTTTTAAAGCCACAAAGTAGTTTGCTAAAACGAGTGTGTAATATTGCTGGAGCAACTATTCTGCCGACTGGAGATGTTTGTATGGTGTTGAGCCCGACAGATTTATTTAAATCTGCTAAAAAGACAGTTGTCTCCATTACAGTTAGAGAACTAGCTGAAATCGCACAAATTAAAAAGAGGATTTTACTAGTCGAAGATTCAGTTCCTATCCGGACTCAAATGAGACGGATTTTAGAAGCAGCTGGTTATGAAGTTATAGTGGCTGTAGATGGTCAAGATGGTTTTGAAAAACTGAGTGAAAGCCAATTTGATGCTGTTGTTTCAGATGTCCAAATGCCAAACCTTGATGGATTTGAGTTTACTATGAAAATTCGCGACTTAGCAGAATATCAAGAATTACCTGTTATTCTCGTCACTACTTTAGCAACCGAACAGGACAAACTGCAAGGTGAAAAAGTAGGAGCAAATGCATACATTACTAAAGGACAATTTGAACAGGGAGAATTTTTAGATATCTTGAGGAGATTAATATAA
- a CDS encoding chemotaxis protein CheW translates to MYQSSKYLTVLLHDSLYGIEAEFVQEIFPLPELIPVTDTNSDLIGVFYLKQQLIPVLHLDLLLGYSLKNCHINDFLIIIQWESLQIGIIVHEILEMIEVDNNLIETPILQGDISDRTISVITGFIQVNSQAVWLLNSQQLIRHPDDLLTLIWDLESELDTRKKAVEEEKFIDNYQLLEESSVPNFYDLYCPYITLEERKIFQQRALELQGITVRLETEIEKISLAVISFGDEYFGLNLELVREFTNIQNLKPIPCCPKHILGNMNLRGQIITLVDIRHVLNLPTTPITLGSKAVVFQVHDILAGFPVDRVLEVVALKQDEILPLSVTSFDDTLQYLQGFVPFEDQILRILDLPKILTEGGLIVNEQI, encoded by the coding sequence ATGTATCAAAGTAGTAAATATCTAACAGTCCTGCTCCACGATTCACTATACGGTATTGAAGCAGAATTTGTTCAAGAAATTTTTCCTCTTCCGGAACTTATACCTGTTACCGATACCAACAGCGATCTGATTGGAGTCTTTTATTTAAAACAGCAACTCATCCCCGTATTACATCTCGATTTACTATTAGGTTATTCACTAAAAAATTGCCATATAAACGATTTTCTCATCATCATACAGTGGGAAAGCTTACAAATTGGCATAATAGTTCACGAAATTTTAGAGATGATAGAAGTCGATAATAATCTTATCGAAACACCTATATTACAAGGAGATATATCCGATCGCACTATTTCAGTTATAACTGGATTTATTCAAGTCAATTCGCAAGCTGTTTGGTTGCTTAACTCTCAGCAGTTGATCCGTCATCCAGATGACTTACTAACTTTAATTTGGGATTTAGAAAGTGAACTAGATACCAGAAAAAAAGCTGTTGAAGAAGAAAAATTTATAGATAATTATCAGTTACTTGAGGAAAGCTCGGTTCCAAATTTTTACGATCTTTATTGCCCATACATAACTTTAGAAGAAAGAAAAATTTTTCAGCAGCGAGCGTTAGAACTTCAAGGCATAACAGTCAGGTTGGAGACTGAGATTGAAAAAATTTCTCTTGCTGTCATTAGTTTTGGAGATGAATATTTTGGTCTGAATTTAGAATTGGTGAGAGAGTTTACCAATATTCAAAATTTAAAACCTATTCCTTGCTGTCCAAAACATATTCTCGGTAATATGAATTTGCGAGGACAGATTATTACCTTAGTCGATATTCGTCATGTTTTGAATCTTCCGACTACTCCCATCACCCTTGGTTCTAAAGCTGTTGTATTTCAAGTCCATGATATTCTTGCTGGGTTTCCTGTAGATCGAGTTTTGGAAGTCGTTGCGCTCAAACAGGATGAAATTTTACCATTAAGTGTAACTTCATTTGATGATACCCTACAGTATCTTCAAGGATTTGTTCCTTTTGAAGACCAAATTCTTCGTATTTTAGATTTACCCAAGATCTTAACAGAAGGAGGATTAATAGTGAATGAACAAATTTAG
- a CDS encoding chemotaxis protein CheB, producing the protein MYSLKKKVVLIEDSPIALEILQRMLNSSSEIDVVGTARNGEEGLAVIIKTQPDVICTDLLMENMDGLELTRRVMAENPRPILVISNYVQKTDIDNVFRLLQAGAVDVFPKPASNSPTDYEKLKSALIAKIKVLSNMKLIPKREYKQLPTVGQLTTSESVFQTNSPRAIATSRIQIISLGGSTGSLQTIQKILNQLPSDFPLPVICVLHVGEGVLSGLVKWLSSECGLRVKVAEVGEFPLPRTIYFAPEKNHLELDSQGAFIYAKPLLGEKHCPAITVTFKSVANYYGRATAGVLLSGIGNDGAAGLQAISQAGGITLAQNENAMFGMVKEAVSLNAVQHLLNIEEIAPFLLDML; encoded by the coding sequence ATGTATTCCTTGAAAAAAAAAGTTGTTTTAATTGAAGATTCTCCCATTGCTTTAGAAATTCTTCAACGAATGCTAAATTCCTCATCAGAAATAGATGTGGTTGGTACGGCGCGGAATGGTGAAGAGGGCTTGGCAGTTATTATTAAAACTCAGCCAGATGTCATTTGTACCGATTTGTTGATGGAAAATATGGATGGGTTGGAATTAACTCGGCGCGTTATGGCTGAAAATCCACGACCTATTCTAGTAATTAGCAATTACGTGCAGAAAACAGACATTGACAATGTTTTCCGATTGTTACAAGCTGGTGCAGTAGATGTTTTTCCCAAACCTGCAAGCAATTCGCCTACTGATTATGAAAAACTTAAGTCGGCGTTGATTGCTAAGATAAAAGTGCTTTCTAACATGAAATTAATTCCCAAACGGGAATACAAACAGCTTCCTACTGTCGGTCAATTGACAACCTCTGAATCGGTTTTTCAAACGAACTCACCAAGAGCGATCGCAACGTCTCGCATCCAAATTATCAGCCTTGGGGGTTCTACCGGGAGTTTGCAAACAATTCAAAAGATTCTCAACCAACTCCCGTCTGATTTTCCACTACCCGTAATTTGTGTTCTGCACGTGGGTGAAGGTGTGTTGTCAGGATTGGTCAAATGGTTGTCATCAGAGTGTGGGCTGCGAGTAAAAGTTGCTGAAGTTGGGGAGTTTCCGTTACCAAGAACCATTTATTTTGCACCAGAAAAGAATCACTTGGAATTGGATTCTCAAGGTGCATTTATTTATGCAAAACCTTTACTGGGAGAAAAACATTGTCCTGCGATTACAGTAACATTTAAATCTGTCGCTAATTATTATGGTAGAGCGACAGCAGGTGTGTTATTATCTGGGATTGGGAATGATGGAGCCGCAGGCTTGCAAGCAATTTCTCAAGCAGGCGGTATTACACTAGCCCAAAATGAAAACGCCATGTTTGGTATGGTCAAAGAAGCAGTATCTTTGAATGCCGTTCAACATTTGCTAAATATTGAGGAGATCGCTCCTTTTTTACTGGATATGTTATGA
- a CDS encoding ABC transporter permease yields MRHQEPDALPADWANRRYTRQGNLLVATSELIDKTIILVELEVRKLLHDPSDIFLRTAQPTLWLLIFGQVFNRIRAIPTGNLPYIDFMTAGILAQSVLFMAIFTGGMAIIWERDLGIVQKFLVSPTPRPALVLGKALSCGVRSIPQIIIIYGLASLLGVHLNFNPLFLLEVVLIVVLGAVCFSNFSVIIACLVKSRERFTGIGQLITMPLFFASNAIYPIALMPKWLQVISFLNPLTYQVDALRGAMLLNGTSTYGYALDFGVLLFAVVVLTVIAGRLYPQVAV; encoded by the coding sequence ATGAGACATCAAGAACCAGACGCACTACCCGCCGATTGGGCTAACAGACGCTATACTCGTCAAGGAAATTTGTTAGTCGCAACTTCAGAACTGATTGATAAGACAATCATCCTTGTTGAACTAGAAGTACGCAAACTATTACACGATCCCAGTGATATATTTTTACGAACAGCACAACCAACTTTGTGGCTTTTAATTTTTGGGCAAGTCTTTAACCGTATTCGTGCGATTCCTACAGGGAATTTGCCCTATATAGACTTTATGACTGCCGGAATTTTAGCTCAAAGCGTACTATTCATGGCAATTTTTACAGGTGGGATGGCAATTATTTGGGAGAGAGACTTGGGAATAGTTCAGAAATTCCTAGTTAGTCCAACTCCCCGCCCAGCTTTGGTACTGGGAAAAGCGTTGTCTTGTGGAGTGCGAAGCATACCTCAAATCATCATTATTTATGGGCTAGCATCCCTACTTGGCGTCCATTTGAATTTTAATCCCCTTTTTCTTTTGGAAGTTGTACTTATTGTAGTTTTGGGAGCAGTTTGTTTCTCCAATTTTTCAGTCATAATTGCGTGTCTGGTAAAATCACGAGAACGTTTTACAGGTATCGGTCAGTTAATAACCATGCCTTTGTTTTTTGCGAGTAATGCTATTTACCCTATTGCGTTGATGCCAAAATGGTTGCAAGTTATTTCATTCCTCAATCCATTAACCTATCAAGTTGATGCGTTAAGAGGTGCGATGCTGCTAAACGGTACAAGCACATATGGGTACGCATTAGATTTTGGTGTTCTGTTATTTGCAGTTGTTGTCTTGACCGTTATTGCAGGACGATTGTATCCACAAGTAGCAGTATGA
- a CDS encoding ATP-binding cassette domain-containing protein, whose amino-acid sequence MAELIGRTERWLPPLSEQNIALEVRALTRKFGKFTAVNGLSFTVEAGEVFGLLGPNGAGKSTVIKMLTTLLPPTSGQAAIAGLDVARQAPLVRRVIGYVPQALSADGSLTGYENLLMFAKLYDIPRSKREHFIKDVLTFMGLQDVAHRLVRNYSGGMIRKLEIAQSILHQPQILFLDEPTVGLDPIARTQVWELIQELRNNYGTTVLLTTHFLEEADRLCHRVAIIHQGQIVVTGTPTDLKASLDKSNATLDDVFIYHTGDRLTSGASYHETSRTRRTTRRLG is encoded by the coding sequence GTGGCTGAACTGATAGGAAGAACAGAGCGGTGGCTACCGCCTTTATCCGAGCAAAACATAGCTTTGGAAGTACGCGCTTTGACTCGCAAATTTGGGAAATTCACCGCAGTCAATGGTTTAAGTTTCACTGTTGAAGCGGGTGAAGTGTTTGGGTTGCTTGGACCGAATGGTGCGGGAAAGAGTACGGTCATTAAAATGCTGACAACTTTATTACCCCCAACATCCGGACAAGCTGCGATCGCAGGATTGGATGTAGCGCGACAAGCACCGTTAGTGAGGCGTGTCATTGGCTACGTTCCTCAAGCCCTGTCTGCTGATGGTAGTTTAACAGGTTACGAAAATCTATTGATGTTTGCCAAGCTGTATGACATTCCCCGCAGCAAAAGAGAACATTTCATCAAAGACGTACTGACTTTTATGGGTTTACAAGATGTAGCCCACAGACTTGTAAGAAATTACTCTGGAGGAATGATTCGCAAGTTAGAGATTGCTCAATCCATCCTGCATCAACCGCAAATTCTGTTTCTTGATGAACCAACGGTAGGGTTAGACCCCATAGCCCGGACTCAAGTTTGGGAACTCATACAAGAACTCCGAAACAATTATGGCACTACCGTACTTTTAACAACCCACTTTTTAGAAGAAGCCGATCGTTTGTGTCATCGCGTTGCAATTATCCATCAAGGTCAAATAGTTGTCACGGGTACACCAACAGACCTAAAAGCTTCTTTAGACAAGAGCAATGCAACTTTAGATGACGTATTTATTTACCATACGGGCGATCGACTCACATCAGGAGCAAGCTACCATGAGACATCAAGAACCAGACGCACTACCCGCCGATTGGGCTAA